One window of the Candidatus Saccharibacteria bacterium genome contains the following:
- a CDS encoding glycosyltransferase, whose amino-acid sequence MTRSPKLRVAIVHDWLVGGGAELVVEQLHKLFPEAPIYTSYATAQWRKRLDNKVITGWLQPFGKLRKFLPMLRIVYFSRLKLSGYDLVISSSGAEAKGIKVPPGTLHVNYCHAPTHYYWSRYEEYMKRPGFGVLDPIARFGLWLFVKPLRRWDYKAAQRPDYIVANSTHIQREVLKYYGRESTVIFPPVYYERFQKHRARIKRKGLIISGRQTPYKRFDLAVVACTKLGIPLTVIGAGPDHARLRRLAGKSVTFLGKVSDTVLEEEFSRAEGLIFPGLEDFGITPVEAMAAGMPVIAYRAGGALDYVKPGVTGEFFEKHTAASLAKALQEFNGGSYSSAAIKAYATKFSKEKFAANVKSFLVECLRSRHSRIKNVK is encoded by the coding sequence ATGACGCGTAGCCCAAAGCTGCGAGTGGCTATTGTGCACGACTGGCTGGTAGGGGGGGGCGCCGAGTTAGTCGTCGAGCAGCTGCACAAACTCTTTCCCGAGGCACCCATTTATACGTCTTACGCGACTGCGCAGTGGCGCAAGCGGCTAGACAACAAAGTCATCACGGGGTGGCTGCAACCGTTCGGGAAGCTACGGAAATTTTTGCCAATGCTTCGGATTGTGTACTTTAGTCGTTTGAAGCTGAGCGGCTACGACCTTGTTATTAGCAGCTCGGGCGCAGAAGCAAAAGGCATAAAAGTACCTCCCGGAACCCTGCACGTAAATTACTGCCATGCACCGACTCACTACTACTGGAGTCGCTACGAAGAGTATATGAAGCGCCCGGGGTTTGGTGTGCTTGACCCCATTGCGCGCTTCGGGTTGTGGCTGTTTGTGAAGCCGCTTCGGCGCTGGGACTACAAAGCAGCCCAACGACCGGATTATATAGTTGCAAACTCCACGCACATACAACGCGAGGTTTTGAAGTACTACGGCCGCGAGAGTACGGTCATATTTCCCCCTGTCTACTATGAACGTTTTCAAAAACACCGGGCACGCATCAAACGGAAAGGGCTTATCATATCAGGTCGGCAAACGCCCTACAAACGCTTTGATTTGGCTGTTGTTGCCTGCACAAAACTTGGCATACCGCTAACGGTTATTGGTGCGGGACCCGACCACGCACGACTGCGCCGCCTGGCAGGAAAAAGTGTGACATTTCTTGGGAAGGTTAGCGATACTGTGCTTGAAGAAGAGTTTAGTCGAGCAGAAGGACTTATCTTCCCCGGTCTCGAAGATTTTGGCATTACCCCTGTTGAAGCGATGGCAGCCGGCATGCCCGTTATTGCCTACCGAGCGGGCGGGGCGTTGGACTATGTAAAGCCAGGCGTAACGGGAGAGTTTTTTGAAAAACATACCGCCGCGTCGCTTGCAAAAGCACTGCAAGAATTTAACGGCGGCAGCTACAGTAGCGCCGCCATAAAAGCCTATGCAACAAAATTCTCGAAGGAAAAATTTGCCGCAAACGTAAAGTCATTTCTGGTGGAGTGTCTTCGCAGCCGTCATTCGCGCATAAAAAACGTCAAATAA
- a CDS encoding sugar transferase, protein MKNNASLVYNFFLVVGDAVALLASFIAAFVIRGASDVAVANPMDGSTYVLIFASLLPFWILIFALLGLYNANIYERRFVEAGRLFVGSFVGLLFMVFWDYMSLQTIFPAKLVPIYGFGLAFVVLLSLRNIARIIRTSLFSFGIGLNRIVIVGKTPVTRELLTSLANTKQSGYEIAAVVGYGKRSPETVPAFDTFEAFLRSKPKDIHNIIQTELYADEERNAAIFDYAQQHHISYRFVPGNSELFVGNIDVDLFRNSIPVIHVHHTALFGWGRILKRLTDIVIGGLLFILSLPLWVVAGLLIKLTDPSGPVFYKAKRMSRFGTPIYVYKFRTMKQAYNNMSPEAGFAKLGRPELAQQYRENGDQLTNDPRVTTIGRLLRTASLDELPQLWNVVHGEISLVGPRALDIYELEQYDKKNLILSVKSGLTSLALVSGRHAMSFDERRKLDLYYVQNWSFWLDIVIITKTIRVVIERLFRRGARYDA, encoded by the coding sequence ATGAAAAACAATGCGTCGCTGGTGTATAACTTCTTTTTGGTGGTGGGCGACGCCGTGGCCTTGCTGGCGAGCTTCATTGCGGCCTTTGTTATACGCGGCGCAAGTGATGTCGCCGTGGCAAACCCCATGGACGGCAGCACCTATGTGCTCATTTTTGCGAGCCTGCTTCCCTTTTGGATCCTCATATTTGCCCTGCTTGGTCTCTACAACGCAAATATATACGAACGCCGGTTTGTTGAGGCAGGTCGACTGTTCGTTGGTTCGTTTGTGGGCTTGCTCTTTATGGTGTTTTGGGACTACATGAGTCTCCAAACAATCTTCCCAGCCAAGCTCGTGCCGATTTATGGATTCGGGCTCGCGTTTGTGGTGCTGCTTTCTCTGCGCAACATTGCCCGCATCATCCGTACTTCCCTGTTCTCTTTTGGTATTGGCCTGAACCGCATAGTCATAGTTGGCAAAACTCCGGTGACACGCGAGCTCCTGACTTCGCTCGCAAATACAAAACAATCTGGCTACGAAATCGCTGCTGTAGTTGGCTACGGCAAACGATCACCAGAAACAGTTCCGGCTTTTGATACATTTGAGGCGTTTCTTCGTAGCAAGCCCAAAGACATTCACAATATCATCCAGACTGAGCTGTATGCAGATGAGGAGAGGAATGCGGCTATATTTGACTACGCCCAGCAACATCACATTAGTTATCGGTTTGTGCCAGGAAATAGTGAACTTTTTGTGGGCAACATAGACGTGGACCTCTTTCGTAATAGCATACCGGTCATTCACGTACACCACACTGCGCTGTTTGGTTGGGGGCGCATACTGAAACGCCTGACTGACATTGTGATTGGTGGACTCCTTTTTATACTGAGTCTGCCACTATGGGTTGTAGCTGGCCTGCTCATAAAACTCACCGACCCGTCTGGACCTGTGTTTTATAAAGCAAAACGCATGAGCCGCTTTGGGACGCCCATTTACGTCTACAAATTTCGCACCATGAAGCAGGCGTACAACAATATGTCTCCGGAGGCAGGTTTTGCAAAGTTGGGCAGGCCAGAACTTGCCCAGCAGTACCGTGAAAATGGTGACCAGCTCACAAATGACCCGCGCGTCACCACCATTGGCAGGCTGCTTCGCACCGCTAGCCTCGACGAACTGCCACAGCTATGGAATGTTGTACACGGAGAAATTAGCCTGGTTGGCCCACGTGCACTCGACATCTACGAACTGGAACAGTATGACAAAAAGAACCTCATTCTCAGCGTAAAATCCGGCTTAACCAGCCTCGCGCTCGTATCGGGACGACACGCCATGAGCTTTGATGAGCGAAGAAAGCTTGACCTTTACTATGTACAGAACTGGAGCTTCTGGCTCGATATAGTCATCATCACCAAGACAATCCGTGTTGTCATAGAGCGTTTGTTCAGGCGTGGAGCGCGCTATGACGCGTAG
- a CDS encoding methionine adenosyltransferase translates to MTSNTIGDATLFTSESVCAGHPDKMADAVSDALVDAILRLDRQARTGIETVVGANQISLFGEIKTSAKVDFEKIVRSKIKELGYTNPKWGFSATESHFTNFLHQQSPEIAMGVDVDGAGDQGMMFGFACNETPELMPLPIAMAHALTRRIDECRETGVLKWLRPDGKAQVTIRYDEDGKPVAVEKLVAAVAHHEDFTADQVRADVIEHVFHPILRHYGFTLPAEHNIVVNGTGLWHIPGPESDAGLTGRKIVVDTYGGYARVGGGAFSGKDPSKVDRSGAYAARYIAKNIVAKGLAAKCEVGLAYVIGQPKPLMQTIDTFGTATVSEAELYAFKDKLIDTSVRGIIERLDLRRPIYSATSAYGHFGKADLPWEKIA, encoded by the coding sequence ATGACAAGCAATACCATAGGGGACGCCACGCTATTCACCAGTGAGTCGGTGTGTGCCGGGCACCCAGACAAAATGGCTGATGCCGTGAGTGATGCGCTGGTGGACGCCATATTGAGGCTTGACCGGCAGGCGCGTACTGGTATAGAAACCGTTGTGGGCGCCAACCAAATTAGCCTGTTTGGCGAAATCAAAACGAGCGCCAAAGTAGACTTCGAGAAGATCGTCCGCAGTAAAATTAAAGAGCTTGGCTACACTAATCCCAAGTGGGGGTTTTCTGCAACCGAGTCGCATTTTACGAACTTCCTGCACCAACAATCGCCCGAGATTGCCATGGGCGTCGATGTGGACGGCGCAGGCGACCAGGGCATGATGTTTGGCTTTGCCTGCAACGAAACGCCTGAGCTTATGCCACTGCCGATTGCCATGGCACATGCACTTACTCGCCGGATTGACGAGTGCCGCGAAACTGGGGTACTCAAGTGGCTACGCCCAGACGGCAAGGCACAGGTGACCATTCGCTATGACGAAGATGGCAAGCCAGTGGCAGTCGAAAAGTTGGTTGCAGCGGTTGCGCACCACGAGGATTTCACCGCGGATCAAGTACGAGCAGATGTAATTGAGCATGTTTTTCACCCCATTTTGCGTCACTACGGATTTACGTTGCCGGCCGAGCACAATATTGTCGTAAATGGCACGGGACTGTGGCACATACCTGGTCCGGAAAGTGATGCCGGCCTTACGGGGCGCAAGATTGTTGTCGACACGTACGGCGGATACGCTCGGGTCGGCGGCGGCGCGTTTAGCGGCAAAGACCCAAGCAAGGTTGACCGCAGCGGTGCATACGCGGCACGCTACATCGCAAAGAATATCGTAGCCAAAGGGCTTGCTGCCAAGTGCGAGGTCGGCCTAGCCTACGTCATTGGCCAACCAAAACCACTCATGCAAACTATCGATACATTTGGTACCGCCACGGTGAGTGAGGCTGAACTGTACGCGTTCAAAGACAAGCTCATTGACACCAGTGTACGCGGAATCATCGAGCGGCTCGACCTTCGCCGTCCCATTTACAGCGCAACTAGCGCATACGGCCATTTTGGCAAAGCCGACTTGCCCTGGGAGAAAATCGCCTAG
- a CDS encoding adenosylhomocysteinase: MNDYKVADIKLAEWGRKEILLAEKEMPGLMSLRAEYKAAQPLKGARIAGSLHMTIQTAVLIETLVELGAEVRWSSCNIFSTQDQAAAAIAASNIPVFAWKGETEEEYWWCAEQTLTFTDGKGPNMLLDDGGDLTGLIHSKHPELLADIKGVSEETTTGVHHLYQMLEKGELKLPAINVNDSVTKSKFDNKYGCRESLVDGIKRATDVMLAGKVAVVAGYGDVGKGSAQSLASYGCRVLVTEIDPICALQAQMEGYEVVLMEDAVKEGDIFVTTTGCKDIITVEHMAAMKDAAIVCNIGHFDVEIQVDQLINTAGVTRDEIKPQVDQFTFPDGHRIILLAEGRLVNLGCATGHPSFVMSNSFCNQVLAQIELWTKTYEVGVYMLPKELDEKVARLHVEALGGKLTELSDDQSKYIGISKNGPFKPEHYRY, from the coding sequence ATGAACGATTATAAGGTAGCAGATATAAAGCTCGCCGAGTGGGGGCGCAAAGAAATTCTTCTTGCAGAGAAAGAAATGCCGGGCCTCATGAGCCTGCGAGCTGAATACAAGGCAGCCCAACCGCTCAAGGGTGCGCGGATTGCTGGGTCACTCCACATGACTATCCAGACGGCTGTGCTTATTGAGACACTGGTCGAGCTAGGGGCGGAAGTCCGCTGGTCGTCCTGCAATATTTTTAGCACCCAAGATCAGGCGGCGGCAGCAATAGCAGCCTCAAACATTCCTGTTTTTGCCTGGAAGGGTGAAACCGAGGAAGAATACTGGTGGTGCGCCGAGCAAACCCTGACGTTTACAGATGGTAAGGGGCCAAACATGCTACTCGACGACGGCGGCGATCTAACCGGACTTATCCATAGCAAACACCCTGAGTTGCTTGCGGATATCAAGGGAGTTTCCGAGGAAACCACCACTGGTGTGCACCACCTGTACCAAATGCTTGAGAAAGGCGAGTTAAAACTACCCGCAATAAACGTGAATGACTCGGTAACCAAAAGCAAGTTCGATAACAAATACGGCTGCCGAGAGTCACTGGTAGACGGCATAAAGCGCGCGACCGATGTTATGCTGGCCGGCAAAGTCGCCGTAGTGGCTGGCTATGGTGATGTCGGCAAAGGCAGCGCGCAGTCGCTCGCCAGCTACGGCTGCCGCGTGCTCGTTACCGAAATTGACCCCATTTGCGCCCTGCAGGCACAGATGGAAGGGTACGAAGTTGTGCTCATGGAAGATGCCGTGAAGGAGGGTGATATTTTTGTTACCACCACTGGCTGCAAAGATATTATTACCGTCGAGCATATGGCGGCTATGAAAGACGCTGCCATTGTCTGCAACATTGGGCATTTTGATGTAGAGATACAGGTTGACCAGCTCATCAACACTGCCGGCGTTACGCGGGACGAGATTAAACCACAGGTCGACCAGTTTACCTTCCCCGACGGCCACCGCATAATACTGCTCGCGGAAGGCCGCCTGGTAAACCTCGGTTGCGCCACAGGGCACCCGAGTTTTGTTATGAGCAACAGTTTTTGCAACCAGGTACTTGCACAGATTGAGCTGTGGACGAAAACGTATGAGGTGGGCGTATACATGCTACCGAAAGAGTTGGACGAAAAAGTCGCGCGCCTGCATGTCGAGGCGCTCGGCGGCAAGCTGACAGAACTCAGCGACGACCAAAGCAAATACATCGGCATCTCCAAAAACGGCCCATTCAAACCCGAACACTACCGATATTAA
- a CDS encoding carbohydrate kinase family protein, producing MNVRPIVLTGSIAIDRIMSFSGSYEDYLHAEKLDSVSVSIFLDSLRDTYGGVAANIAYTLSLLGNEPYLLGSVGPDAVEYMEKLARHGVNIAHIHESTLPTASFNVITDRDQNQVGGFYPGAMFDSDSLSLEPWRGQNALVVISPHDPKAMRKQIEEAREMNLSVCYDIGQQVSNAPAEDIRAGVEAAEMLVLNDYEFAVLCKRTGLEAHEITAQVPVVITTHGPDGSRIEGRDVEKPIEIGVVSASEVVDPTGAGDAYRAGLCYGYAHGWSLREATQLGATCASFAIETLGTQTHTFDLESLAERYEKTFGAPPPFNPVKESV from the coding sequence ATGAATGTGCGACCAATTGTCTTGACCGGCTCAATAGCCATAGACCGGATTATGAGTTTCTCTGGCTCGTATGAGGATTATCTCCATGCCGAAAAACTTGATAGCGTGTCCGTTTCAATCTTTCTCGATAGTTTGCGTGACACGTACGGTGGCGTGGCGGCAAATATAGCGTACACGTTGTCTTTACTAGGCAACGAACCGTACCTACTTGGTTCGGTCGGGCCAGATGCGGTAGAGTACATGGAAAAGCTTGCGCGGCATGGGGTAAACATAGCCCACATTCACGAAAGTACACTGCCGACAGCGAGTTTCAATGTTATTACCGACCGCGACCAAAACCAGGTTGGTGGGTTTTATCCGGGCGCAATGTTCGACAGTGACAGCCTCAGTTTAGAACCTTGGCGCGGGCAAAACGCATTGGTCGTCATTTCGCCGCACGACCCCAAAGCCATGCGTAAGCAAATAGAGGAAGCCCGCGAAATGAATCTGTCAGTGTGCTACGATATTGGCCAGCAGGTTAGCAATGCGCCAGCCGAAGATATTCGGGCAGGCGTAGAGGCAGCGGAGATGCTTGTTCTAAACGATTACGAATTCGCTGTGCTCTGCAAGCGAACTGGGCTCGAGGCACATGAAATCACTGCGCAAGTGCCAGTGGTCATTACGACGCACGGACCGGACGGGTCTCGAATTGAAGGCAGGGATGTTGAAAAACCTATTGAGATTGGAGTCGTCAGCGCCAGTGAAGTTGTAGACCCGACCGGTGCGGGTGACGCGTACCGAGCTGGGCTATGTTACGGCTACGCCCACGGCTGGTCGTTACGCGAAGCGACACAGCTTGGGGCAACCTGCGCAAGCTTTGCTATAGAAACACTGGGCACGCAGACGCATACATTTGACCTCGAATCACTTGCAGAACGATATGAAAAAACTTTTGGCGCACCGCCACCATTTAACCCCGTAAAGGAGAGTGTATGA
- a CDS encoding O-antigen ligase family protein, with translation MDRAKGKGQRAKGATRHQSVKRHLGTRLPDYVVAFVLAVVPVHALLTVWASTLVGHYTLLRLWPEVAVFGLSLWFLASGRIHRMWRGLSKFHLGWPILLYILISILYFAVATLRGNVGLRPASYGLLLSLRPMVWFVLVYAVALERTWLVRHWQKLVFVPLAIVSTFAVLQFFVLPPDFLKHVGYEKGVTIVPIQTINQDTATIRAQSTLRGPNPLGAYVLFGIFLVWVFMRRRARKYLLLAVAGAALYLSFSRSAWVGLVVAGLVWFAVSKRLALNTRPVFVSSAVALFVLFAGILLTQNNQGFKNVILHMNDNSTASQTSNENRLFALREGVEDVVTEPFGRGPGTAGPASMLEDTTPARNSENYFLSVGQETGWLGLGIFIILCYWLARALYERRNTFSRALLATFAGLSAVNMLSYAWADVTLAYMWWGLAGIALAGAPQKERA, from the coding sequence ATGGATAGGGCAAAGGGCAAAGGGCAAAGGGCAAAGGGCGCTACCAGGCACCAGTCTGTCAAGCGCCACCTCGGCACCAGACTACCTGATTATGTTGTCGCTTTTGTGCTGGCGGTTGTCCCTGTGCACGCCTTGTTGACGGTATGGGCCTCTACGCTAGTTGGCCACTATACATTGCTGAGGCTTTGGCCGGAAGTGGCCGTCTTTGGTCTCAGTTTGTGGTTCTTGGCAAGCGGGCGCATTCACCGGATGTGGCGTGGGCTATCCAAATTTCACCTGGGATGGCCAATTCTTCTCTATATACTTATCTCCATTTTATATTTTGCCGTTGCGACCCTGCGCGGAAATGTCGGTCTGCGTCCAGCAAGCTATGGTCTGCTGCTCAGTCTTCGCCCCATGGTTTGGTTCGTGCTGGTCTACGCGGTCGCCCTTGAACGTACGTGGCTGGTAAGGCACTGGCAAAAACTGGTATTTGTTCCCCTTGCTATCGTCTCCACTTTTGCCGTGTTGCAATTTTTTGTTTTGCCACCGGATTTTCTGAAGCATGTGGGCTATGAAAAGGGCGTCACCATTGTGCCAATACAAACAATTAACCAGGACACCGCAACCATCCGAGCTCAGTCGACGCTGCGCGGCCCAAACCCCCTCGGCGCCTATGTGCTTTTTGGCATATTCCTCGTGTGGGTTTTCATGCGACGGAGGGCTCGTAAATATTTGCTGCTCGCGGTAGCCGGAGCGGCACTGTACCTTAGTTTTTCGCGCAGTGCGTGGGTGGGGCTGGTGGTGGCTGGATTGGTGTGGTTTGCGGTAAGTAAGCGGTTGGCGTTGAACACTCGGCCTGTGTTTGTATCCTCGGCAGTGGCATTGTTTGTGTTGTTCGCCGGTATTTTGCTCACCCAAAACAATCAGGGTTTTAAGAATGTCATTCTGCACATGAACGACAACTCTACAGCCTCACAGACATCAAATGAGAATAGGCTTTTTGCCCTTCGAGAAGGTGTCGAAGATGTTGTAACCGAACCGTTTGGCAGGGGACCTGGGACGGCAGGACCAGCATCGATGCTTGAAGACACAACACCTGCCCGCAACAGCGAAAACTATTTTCTTTCCGTTGGGCAAGAAACAGGGTGGCTTGGCCTCGGCATTTTCATCATACTTTGCTACTGGCTCGCTCGGGCCCTTTACGAACGGCGTAATACTTTTTCTCGGGCTTTGCTGGCAACCTTCGCCGGATTATCCGCGGTAAACATGCTCTCCTACGCGTGGGCTGACGTGACGTTGGCGTATATGTGGTGGGGTTTGGCGGGCATAGCGCTGGCGGGGGCTCCGCAGAAAGAACGTGCCTAG
- a CDS encoding GtrA family protein, with translation MFEYHARSLASHIPNRRGLLQFIYFNLGGAAFFVSGYLVFSLLYGLLHWHWLVAKGIADLIGWSLNYLIQHYLAFSDVARQQGHKKVLKKFVPFSLFNIPIDYAIVGGLKWLGVTPFLGLWISSVFFTIWKWLWYKHWVFKVR, from the coding sequence ATGTTCGAATATCATGCGCGTAGTCTTGCGTCTCATATACCAAACCGAAGAGGCCTATTACAATTTATCTATTTCAACCTCGGGGGTGCTGCATTCTTCGTAAGTGGCTACCTAGTATTTTCTCTTCTCTATGGTCTATTGCACTGGCATTGGCTTGTAGCGAAGGGGATTGCCGACCTTATAGGCTGGTCGCTGAATTATCTTATCCAGCACTATCTGGCGTTTAGCGATGTGGCGCGTCAGCAGGGGCACAAAAAAGTGCTGAAAAAGTTTGTGCCGTTCAGTCTCTTCAATATCCCTATAGACTACGCCATTGTTGGCGGCCTGAAGTGGCTTGGTGTTACCCCGTTCCTTGGCCTCTGGATTTCCAGCGTTTTCTTCACCATCTGGAAATGGCTCTGGTACAAACACTGGGTGTTTAAAGTGAGGTAG
- a CDS encoding nicotinate-nicotinamide nucleotide adenylyltransferase: MRESSDLSRLQQGDEVKPTSVKLQSQVKRRIGIYSGTFDPVHAGHIAFALQAAQKAQLDTVIFAPERNPHRKQHTTHFAHRVAMIRRAIRPYRQLGIIELEDKTFSVLRTLPRLKQAYPGAKLVFLCGSDVLGHMVDWPHIESLLFDVDLCVGRRHNETEQQVTHAVEGLPVMPSAVTIFESHAASVSSSQVRAAIRERRGVRGLLLSVKVYAQREWLYI; this comes from the coding sequence ATGCGTGAAAGCTCCGACCTTTCACGGTTACAGCAGGGAGATGAGGTGAAACCAACCTCTGTAAAACTGCAATCCCAGGTGAAACGACGTATCGGCATATACTCTGGCACCTTTGACCCAGTGCACGCGGGGCATATTGCCTTTGCGCTGCAAGCGGCACAGAAGGCGCAGCTTGACACTGTTATTTTTGCGCCGGAACGGAACCCGCACCGCAAACAGCACACCACCCATTTTGCACACCGGGTAGCGATGATTCGGAGGGCTATTCGTCCGTACCGTCAATTGGGCATCATAGAGCTTGAAGACAAGACATTTTCTGTGCTTCGCACGCTTCCGCGCCTGAAGCAGGCGTACCCGGGCGCCAAACTGGTTTTTTTGTGCGGTTCTGACGTACTGGGTCATATGGTAGATTGGCCACACATAGAGAGTTTATTGTTTGACGTAGATTTGTGTGTTGGGAGGCGACACAACGAGACCGAACAACAAGTTACTCACGCGGTTGAAGGGCTTCCCGTTATGCCGTCGGCCGTGACTATTTTTGAAAGCCATGCCGCCAGCGTCAGTTCGAGCCAGGTACGAGCTGCCATTCGTGAAAGGCGCGGCGTACGAGGGCTTCTGTTGAGCGTGAAGGTGTATGCGCAGCGCGAATGGCTGTATATATAG
- a CDS encoding thioredoxin domain-containing protein translates to MDKRFWAIVGIIIVAFGGIIAMNNKSQDSPGGKTGNESKTTSHFAGKLDSKVTLTEYGDYQCPACKSFYPVTKQVKEKYADRVRFQFRNLPLTSLHPNAFAGARAAEAADMQGKFWEMHDLLYENQDPYGQSGWVASKDPLSDYFVKYAEQLGLNTTTFKKDFASTAVNTRINADLDEFKATKEQLSTPTFFLNGKKIDSSRLLSGQQPNLDAFSKVLDEALTDFK, encoded by the coding sequence ATGGATAAACGATTTTGGGCTATTGTCGGGATAATTATTGTGGCTTTTGGCGGCATTATTGCCATGAACAACAAAAGTCAGGATAGCCCAGGAGGCAAGACGGGAAACGAGTCAAAAACAACAAGTCATTTCGCTGGTAAACTCGACAGCAAAGTTACCCTTACCGAATACGGCGACTACCAATGCCCCGCCTGCAAAAGCTTTTACCCCGTAACAAAACAGGTTAAAGAAAAATACGCGGACCGTGTCCGGTTCCAATTCCGTAACCTTCCCCTCACTTCCCTACACCCAAATGCATTTGCCGGTGCTCGTGCGGCCGAAGCGGCCGATATGCAAGGGAAGTTCTGGGAAATGCATGACCTGCTTTACGAAAACCAAGACCCATACGGTCAAAGCGGGTGGGTTGCCAGCAAAGACCCGCTCTCGGACTATTTTGTAAAATATGCAGAACAGCTTGGTCTAAACACGACCACATTTAAAAAGGACTTTGCGAGTACAGCTGTAAATACACGAATAAACGCTGACCTTGATGAATTCAAGGCTACCAAGGAGCAACTGTCGACCCCGACCTTCTTCCTGAATGGCAAAAAAATTGACAGCAGCCGCCTCCTAAGCGGCCAGCAGCCTAATCTTGATGCGTTTAGCAAGGTTTTAGACGAAGCACTTACAGACTTCAAGTAG
- a CDS encoding IS1595 family transposase has translation MMLAVPSEVSANSSSRFLVVRHEAEPQTALRPALVLAVQKSPDTACLVAHVSYPTVERWYGRFRCHLPDESDTILCGLVQIDESYFGKLKSTQPQTIVTGAIEPDTDRIALRITNSRGQDVLEQFVLDTVKSGTNVATDKWYAYQDLPLLGYTHESWNHSTGQFAGTNQIERIWSEIKRYLRKLYGCVPTKNLQTVLNEWMARHNQPHLFDSPFTYLQVCLFHVR, from the coding sequence ATGATGCTCGCAGTGCCGTCGGAAGTATCGGCCAACAGCTCATCAAGGTTCTTGGTTGTACGGCATGAAGCTGAGCCCCAGACAGCTCTTCGTCCTGCTCTGGTGCTGGCAGTACAAAAGAGCCCCGACACCGCATGTTTGGTAGCGCATGTCAGCTACCCAACAGTTGAGCGGTGGTACGGACGGTTCAGGTGTCATCTGCCGGATGAATCAGACACTATTCTATGCGGCCTCGTGCAGATAGACGAGAGCTACTTCGGGAAGCTGAAGAGCACACAGCCGCAGACAATTGTGACTGGAGCAATTGAACCGGATACTGACCGTATTGCACTCAGGATAACGAATTCCAGAGGACAGGATGTCCTAGAACAATTCGTACTGGATACCGTAAAGTCAGGAACAAATGTCGCCACTGACAAGTGGTATGCCTACCAGGATTTGCCGCTGCTTGGCTATACCCACGAGAGCTGGAACCATAGCACTGGACAGTTTGCTGGAACAAACCAGATTGAACGCATCTGGAGCGAGATAAAGCGGTACTTACGAAAACTCTATGGCTGCGTACCTACCAAGAATCTTCAAACGGTTCTTAATGAATGGATGGCTCGGCATAACCAGCCGCATCTTTTTGACTCACCATTCACCTACCTACAGGTTTGCTTGTTCCATGTTCGTTGA
- a CDS encoding CBS domain-containing protein, which produces MRRKVTYVHEDFTLYQTLQAFIKTKQHLFIVVNSFEEYVGIITIEDVLERVIGKLIVDEFDRYDDLRAVAAAAAKKDHAARTEPSP; this is translated from the coding sequence ATGCGCCGCAAGGTAACCTACGTGCATGAAGATTTTACGCTGTACCAAACACTGCAAGCCTTCATAAAAACTAAGCAGCACCTGTTCATTGTAGTGAACAGTTTTGAAGAGTACGTGGGCATAATCACCATAGAAGACGTGCTGGAACGAGTGATAGGTAAGCTCATTGTCGATGAGTTTGACCGCTACGACGACCTCCGCGCCGTAGCCGCCGCTGCCGCCAAGAAAGACCATGCAGCTCGCACCGAACCCTCCCCATAG
- the cas2 gene encoding CRISPR-associated endonuclease Cas2, whose translation MRKDPLADYRTMKHPALIYVLRGLLPPNRENLLLSFKPGKFFYELSKVSGYKEQYVKTAYYRARKQGFIDNSKIPQLTEKGLRKVRPFVAKSLGKDARILLIYDIPEYMESERRALKRLLHNLGFELVQQSVWSSEKDHRETIREAVKELDIAGCVQIYESIRLKI comes from the coding sequence ATGCGAAAAGATCCTTTGGCAGATTACCGAACCATGAAACACCCTGCTCTCATATACGTACTCCGTGGGTTACTGCCGCCAAATCGCGAAAACCTTCTGCTCTCTTTCAAACCTGGCAAATTCTTCTACGAGCTGTCCAAGGTATCGGGCTATAAAGAACAGTATGTTAAGACAGCGTATTACCGCGCGCGAAAACAGGGCTTCATAGATAACAGTAAAATTCCCCAACTGACTGAAAAAGGACTCCGCAAAGTACGGCCTTTCGTAGCCAAGTCTTTAGGCAAAGATGCGCGTATATTGCTCATATATGACATCCCCGAATACATGGAGTCCGAGCGGCGCGCTTTGAAACGACTGCTCCATAATCTGGGCTTTGAGCTCGTGCAGCAAAGCGTCTGGTCGAGCGAAAAAGATCATCGTGAAACCATCCGCGAAGCCGTCAAAGAGTTGGATATTGCTGGGTGCGTTCAGATATATGAAAGTATACGGCTAAAGATCTAG